A window of the Theileria parva strain Muguga chromosome 2, complete sequence, whole genome shotgun sequence genome harbors these coding sequences:
- the NTF2 gene encoding Nuclear transport factor 2, whose amino-acid sequence MSTDMNSNFSQIGLQFTKMYYHLMETDRRGLSQFYTNDSMMTFENNSFKGQAQILEKLLSNPSSKYAILTCDFQPSPNNGVVGFVMGDLSVDNNPPMKFAHMFQLFPNGNSYFVLNDIFRLCIG is encoded by the exons atgtcaACTGATATGAATTCAAATTTCAGCCAAATTGGTCTTCAATTCACAAAGATGTATTACCACTTAATGGAGACTGATAG AAGAGGACTCTCccaattttatacaaatgaTAGTATGATGACCTTTGAAAACAATTCGTTCAAGGGTCAAGCTCAGATTTTGGAGAAACTTTTATCTAACCCATCATCGAAATACGCAATTCTTACTTGTGACTTCCAACCTTCACCTAACAACGGTGTAGTTGGTTTTGTAATGG GTGATTTATCTGTGGATAATAATCCGCCCATGAAGTTCGCACATATGTTTCAATTATTCCCCAATGGAAACTCGTATTTTG TGCTAAACGATATATTTCGATTATGTATTGGTTAA
- the RON4 gene encoding Rhoptry neck protein 4, protein MKKFCFLQIPPLLLALFLFKPSIFITQRIQLANALPINDNLLNILQNIDQESNLSNNTKKVNFKLLINPVGTDGTELTHYLKLKSTLWLTNDEFTSLRNYLGDSDLSNALKILRRKFYRRYESENLPKDSLKYKLLSALAFSSLQGKINVLKNGLNDHVPELLLLVSGYVSEHKSAVDWKPLELDDPDFSFKVDTGNRPTTDLTPVTVTSEYDPTKYQHIIFDSIKLLNDSTIHTPTTELPKQSTVSEEPKATEKTTQQELETVKKDSEKELTLPKPEQTKELKTEPTPESTTTNNTPEQTKELKTEPTPESTTTNNTPEQTKELKTEPTPESTTTNTTPEQPTSTTSTTEPTATPDTINNTPTTTTNTSTTEPTATPEQPKEEVSLAKDESDVNSNNSNNVKDSNVVDKDNPTPTEELKSLQDQNPSPNSDNTSINANSPPESTENVDSTSQLSDNEETLKKTPPNSPTDSTTTNTDASSDEMTEELSNVVKGDGTNLKTTFTLSNDNDETTKFHKSKNPPPEPTDESASEASSEPESESESKEKSNEDLLNELQKTHPPYNETELMNILHKVDTEDVQPSFKSPLTITLKITFFSSDKRISVPVVTTASLLLPETLFTMCLRDELTQQCAFELKDRLMARFEDEKSQAFKWAHLVSLLQALSLQGDVFVEKYVMVSGSESEITVSKIEMILPMKSLTFLQQLEGEASSTNQESKITFKLHKGVLNIPVGISPSDIGQNYGVHAQLSRFLELYGDFEITHSLFDLPTQKRNKPGKSDKTGTSRRGTEEPSKVYTMDELLSMNIETKDLNNNIHYILSGYEKALFSVPKRLSGYKLVWETVDKYPELQRLWIEALTLMKLMDKTDNLKNFLNNHTFKYQELKDLFEITYGIIAADNFDEARDFYETVGITQKDVDMNLSRVRSLFFAKTGTNVTRLPPTLKPMHPNCLINNMITSLSSYDLIERLQVMYVQWINRYKNTTDDINYDLAFLCAGSSVLLQHWHYFQLDQRFHDPPVPFITLITSFSRLAQGKYKNPERKEEIKDLINSNVAKKCRKYINAAGILATSPYKTATINMQPKSLLGAIGNALSVSMDAPALEVAYAMKDYFKAELSKGKFGNSLGICLGLQLLYRLNGCLSIERSNDFSLYSHNLLTMDTREILEKYTQIDSNTKNINKYHQYLKLGCDPDNITVHESMSKLMSLVSTQSHLDLMDELVRREMLSPDFTPEGYLAEPEVSSKSDLVDLEDDTTTLLEAFDSNNTRSLLEIANDIEEGEGDSESLETSDSFIELDNSHTNSPYTTEGYVYNVGSIGTTNLKEMDKLYHQLLNTNLNRFTALNKGLNTINKLFNNTNPSTSGSNPNESSDKTFGGIMFDIRMERLDSRDDLIALDVPFTFHEKELDFIESLESKSLLKLLMYRMKKRVESLTNYYSCHDKVNGSGVVFLDELVAKANVDIGTYNSLLHIFELMPEDGYYFEYEGLVIPGDRVGKLTAKHIYKSLQNNNKSKNMNNHSRGLVLQVIDPVDDRGIKELTMPKEHIKKHDELFYQKMTEL, encoded by the exons atgaaaaaattttgttttcTCCAAATCCCACCGCTTCTACTCGCTTTATTCCTCTTCAAACcctcaatttttattactcaGCGTATACAACTGGCAAATGCCCTGCCCATAAATGATAATCTACTCAATATACTCCAAAACATAGATCAAGAATCTAATCTATCAAATAATACGA agaaggttaattttaagctGTTAATAAATCCAG TGGGCACCGATGGGACTGAGTTAACCCATTATCTGAAGCTTAAATCGACCCTTTGGCTTACAAATGACGAATTCACAAGTTTGAGGAATTACTTAGGTGACAGTGATTTGTCAAACGCCCTTAAAATTCTTAGACGGAAGTTTTATAGACGCTATGAATCTGAAAATTTACCCAAGGATTCTCTAAAATACAAGCTTCTCTCTGCTCTAGCTTTCAGTTCATTGCAAGGCAAGATTAATGTACTTAAAAATGGGTTAAACGATCATGTCCCCGAGTTATTATTGCTAGTTTCAG GGTATGTGAGTGAGCACAAAAGCGCTGTTGACTGGAAGCCTTTAGAACTGGATGATCCAGACTTTTCTTTTAAGGTTGATACTGGCAACAGGCCCACAACAGACCTAACCCCGGTAACAGTAACCTCCGAATACGACCCAACCAAATACCAACATATTATATTCGATTCAATCAAGCTTCTCAATGATAGCACTATCCACACTCCTACCACTGAACTCCCTAAACAGTCCACAGTATCTGAAGAGCCTAAGGCTACCGAAAAAACAACCCAACAGGAACTAGAAACCGTCAAAAAAGACTCAGAAAAAGAATTGACTTTGCCAAAACCTGAACAAACCAAAGAACTCAAAACTGAACCTACACCTGAGTCTACTACTACCAATAACACGCCTGAACAAACCAAAGAACTCAAAACTGAACCTACACCTGAGTCTACTACTACCAATAACACGCCTGAACAAACCAAAGAACTCAAAACTGAACCTACACCTGAGTCTACTACTACCAATACTACACCTGAACAACCTACCAGTACTACTTCTACTACTGAACCTACTGCTACACCTGATACTATCAATAACACGCCTACCACCACCACTAATACTTCTACTACTGAACCTACTGCTACACCTGAACAACCCAAAGAAGAAGTTTCACTTGCAAAAGATGAAAGCGATGTgaatagtaataatagtaataatgtAAAGGATAGTAACGTAGTAGATAAAGATAATCCAACACCAACTGAAGAACTTAAATCATTACAAGATCAAAATCCATCGCCCAACTCTGATAATACCTCTATCAATGCGAACAGTCCTCCGGAAAGTACTGAAAATGTTGATAGTACCAGCCAATTATCGGATAATGAAGAAACTTTGAAAAAGACGCCGCCAAACTCTCCTACTGATTCTACTACCACAAATACTGATGCCAGCAGTGACGAGATGACTGAAGAGTTGAGTAACGTGGTCAAAGGAGATGGAACTAATTTGAAGACCACGTTTACCCTGAGCAATGACAATGACGAGACCACAAAGTTCCACAAATCGAAAAATCCGCCTCCTGAACCTACGG ATGAATCTGCGAGTGAGGCTTCGTCTGAGCCTGAGTCTGAGTCAGAGAGTAAGGAGAAGTCGAATGAGGACTTATTAAATGAACTACAGAAGACTCATCCACCCTATAACGAGACTGAGCTTATGAATATTTTGCACAAAGTTGACACTGAGGATGTGCAGCCTTCCTTCAAGTCCCCTTTAACAATAACTCTTAAAATCACTTTCTTCTCCAGCGATAAGAGGATATCGGTACCTGTTGTAACCACTGCTTCTCTTTTGCTCCCAGAGACCCTGTTCACAATGTGCTTGCGCGACGAGCTGACACAACAGTGTGCGTTTGAGCTAAAGGATAGACTAATGGCTAGGTTTGAGGACGAAAAATCTCAGGCCTTTAAATGGGCACACCTAGTTTCACTTCTACAGGCCTTGTCCCTTCAAGGAGACGTATTCGTGGAGAAGTACGTCATGGTCAGTGGATCAGAGAGCGAGATTACTGTCTCAAAGATTGAGATGATCCTCCCCATGAAGTCATTGACATTTTTACAACAACTTGAGGGCGAGGCTTCAAGCACCAACCAAGAGtctaaaataacatttaaaCTTCACAAAGGGGTTCTTAATATACCAGTAGGAATATCACCCAGTGACATAGGCCAAAACTACGGAGTACACGCACAACTCTCTAGGTTCCTCGAACTCTATGGAGATTTTGAAATCACACACTCATTGTTTGACCTCCCAACCCAGAAAAGAAACAAACCTGGAAAATCTGACAAAACGGGAACATCCAGAAGGGGAACTGAAGAACCCAGTAAAGTGTACACCATGGATGAGTTGTTATCAATGAACATTGAAACCAAAGacttaaataataacatacACTACATTCTTTCAG GATATGAGAAGGCTTTGTTTTCAGTACCTAAGAGGTTGAGTGgatataaattagtttgGGAGACTGTTGATAAGTACCCTGAGCTTCAACGACTCTGGATTGAAGCTTTGACTTTGATGAAGCTGATGGATAAAACTGACAATCTtaagaattttttaaataaccaTACCTTTAAATATCAGGAATTGAAGGACTTGTTTGAGATAACTTACGGTATCATAGCTGCAGACAATTTTGATGAGGCAAGAGACTTTTATGAGACTGTAGGTATAACTCAAAAGGATGTTGATATGAACTTGTCAAGAGTACGAAGTCTTTTCTTTGCGAAAACAGGCACAAACGTTACTAGACTTCCTCCAACACTTAAGCCAATGCACCCCAACTGTCTCATTAATAATATGATAACTTCATTATCATCATATGATCTAATTGAGAGATTACAG GTAATGTATGTACAATGGATAAATCGTTACAAGAATACAACAGATGACATAAACTATGACCTTGCTTTTCTATGTGCTGGTTCTTCAGTTTTATTACAACATTGGcattattttcaactgGATCAACGGTTTCACGACCCCCCGGTGCCTTTCATAACCCTAATAACGTCGTTTTCTCGTCTAGCACAGGGTAAATACAAAAATCCGGAACGAAAGGAAGAGATTAAGGATCTGATCAACTCGAATGTAGCAAAAAAATGCCGCAAATATATTAATGCGGCTGGCATTTTGGCAACGTCGCCTTACAAGACTGCCACCATAAACATGCAACCTAAGTCTCTTCTTGGAGCCATTGGGAATGCTCTTAGCGTATCCATGGATGCACCTGCTCTAGAGGTTGCTTATGCTATGAAGGACTATTTCAAGGCCGAACTATCCAAAGGCAAGTTTGGCAACTCTCTTGGAATTTGTCTTGGCCTACAGCTTCTCTACCGCCTTAATGGGTGCCTATCTATTGAGAGGTCGAATGATTTCTCGTTATACTCTCACAACCTGTTAACCATGGATACGAGGGAAATATTGGAAAAATACACACAAATCGACTCCAATACTAAGAACATTAATAAGTATCACCAATATCTCAAGTTAGGTTGCGATCCCGACAATATTACTGTACACGAATCGATGTCTAAGCTTATGTCTTTGGTCTCAACTCAGTCTCACTTGGATTTGATGGATGAGCTAGTTCGTAGGGAGATGCTCTCACCAGATTTCACTCCCGAGGGATATCTAGCCGAGCCAGAGGTTTCTTCCAAGTCTGACCTTGTTGACCTGGAAGATGATACAACAACTCTTCTTGAAGCCTTTGATTCCAACAACACCAGGTCGCTCCTCGAAATCGCTAACGATATTGAAGAGGGCGAGGGTGATTCCGAATCTCTTGAAACTTCCGATTCGTTTATTGAATTAGATAATTCACACACCAATAGTCCCTATACAACTGAAGGTTATGTATACAACGTTGGTAGTATTGGAACTACAAATTTGAAGGAAATGGACAAATTATATCACCAACTACTcaacactaatttaaacaGGTTTACAGCTTTAAATAAGGGtttaaatactattaacaaaCTTTTTAATAACACCAACCCTAGTACCTCCGGTTCTAACCCCAATGAATCTTCTGACAAAACATTTGGCGGCATAATGTTTGATATAAGAATGGAAAGATTAGATTCAAGGGATGATCTAATAGCCTTGGATGTACCATTTACGTTCCATGAGAAAGAACTTGACTTTATCGAGTCACTTGAGTCTAAGTCTCTACTCAAACTTCTAATGTACAGGATGAAAAAAAGAGTTGAATCCCTAACCAATTACTATTCTTGTCACGATAAGGTTAATGGTTCAGGTGTTGTGTTTTTAGACGAGTTGGTGGCTAAGGCGAATGTCGACATTGGTACTTACAACAGtttattacacatatttGAATTAATGCCTGAGGACGGATATTACTTTGAATACGAAGGCCTGGTCATACCAGGCGACAGAGTTGGTAAATTAACTGcaaaacacatttacaaATCGCTACAAAACAATAATAAGTCTAAGAATATGAATAATCACTCGAGAGGCTTGGTTTTACAGGTTATTGATCCTGTCGATGACCGAGGTATTAAAGAATTAACAATGCCAAAGGAACACATTAAGAAGCATGACGAATtattttaccaaaaaatgACTGAACTTTAA
- the FAB1D gene encoding Phosphatidylinositol-4-phosphate 5-Kinase family protein gives MSVLKHNIRLLVNKSLSSIFDSIKHNCLLKFDANALTAFGHINYSGHLELCNIEVTVKRLTNKVDVEKEIIRDLESSRDKEVNVGPYSLIIYYFNQFRRIRFKYCGDEMNFIRSLSRSTRMFSIGKSGSPIFMTYDGKFTIKLINKHEMGLFISRGIDFFTHFTNNKTLMSLPYGLFKVTHVKTNTSINCFVMQNIDYFNDVKVSFDLKGVFLKRFISTNNTNNPVNNTNNGGGNVVGNIEVLLDQNFKIYTKGCPIQLNGESINIINNRLKNDLQFLSSINIVDYSLLLRILPTLSIITIGLIDFLRPYTWDKQIETVGKRLANIGQAPTIVSPNEYKTRFFNFIQKTFINFPTLKCNNANFNITGRMVDNDTSPARDNSDREVNDLIVEYEHKIRKYKRCKVCRIIKCLYDNPYYSCLKFYMAMLSPSVLQYLHSLYNSKATISYTSEDKNEYGEENLKDGVKELVKLIQNIHQSPTVNWALI, from the exons ATGTCAGTGCTAAAACATAATATAAGGTTGTTAGTAAATAAGAGTTTAAGTTCTATTTTCGACTCCATAAAACATAATTGTTTGCTAAAGTTTGATGCTAATGCACTGACAGCATTCGGGcatattaattattctgGTCATTTAGAACTTTGTAATATTGAAGTTACCGTTAAAAGGTTGACTAACAAAGTTGATGTGGAAAAGGAGATAATTAGAGATTTAGAAAGTAGCCGTGACAAAGAGGTTAATGTTGGTCCCTATAGcttgataatttattattttaaccaGTTCCGTAGAATAAGATTTAAGTATTGTGGAGATGAGATGAATTTCATACGCTCACTGAGTAGGAGTACAAGAATGTTCTCAATTGGCAAGAGTGGTTCCCCGATTTTCATGACATACGATGGgaaatttacaataaaattaataaataaacatGAAATGGGCCTGTTTATATCCAGAGGTattgatttttttactCACTTTACCAACAATAAGACGTTAATGAGTTTGCCGTATGGACTCTTCAAAGTGACCCACGTCAAAACTAACACCTCAATAAACTGCTTTGTAATGCAAAACATCgattattttaatgatgTTAAGGTCAGTTTTGACCTTAAAGGAGTTTTCCTAAAGAGATTCATTAGCactaataatacaaataatcCTGTTAATAACACCAATAATGGTGGTGGTAATGTAGTAGGAAATATTGAAGTGTTATTGGAccagaattttaaaatatacactAAGGGGTGTCCAATACAATTGAATGGGGAGtctattaatataataaataacagaCTAAAGAACGATTTGCAGTTTCTCTCGTCCATTAACATTGTGGACTATTCACTTCTGCTCAGAATATTGCCGACACTCTCCATCATCACCATCGGATTGATAGATTTTctaag GCCTTATACATGGGATAAACAGATAGAAACAGTAGGGAAGAGATTAGCAAATATAGGTCAAGCTCCTACAATAGTATCACCCAACGAGTATAAAACAAGATTTTTCAACTTTATACAAAAGACTTTTATAAACTTTCCCactttaaaatgtaataatgcaaattttaacatcaCTGGTAGGATGGTTGATAATGATACCAGCCCTGCAAGGGATAATAGTGATAGGGAGGTAAATGATTTAATAGTGGAGTATGAACACAAAATTAGAAAGTATAAAAGGTGTAAAGTGTgtagaataataaaatgtttgTACGATAATCCCTATTATTCATGTCTCAAGTTCTATATGGCAATGTTATCACCAAGTGTGTTACAGTATTTGCACtcattatataattctaaGGCAACAATAAGTTATACCAGTGAAGATAAGAATGAATATGGAGAAGAGAATCTTAAAGATGGAGTAAAAGAACTTGTCAAATTGATACAAAATATACATCAATCACCAACTGTTAATTGGgcattaatttaa
- a CDS encoding Actin family protein has product MSDETLALIIDTGSAVTKAGFAGSETPKVRFPTLVAIDGNQESDDPLVGNGVLEKLDKLNSNKSQELASFEVYRPVQHGIVRNWALAESVWRHTFTNELKISQEEHPVLLTEPPLTPKLHRELCCQLFFESFGVPALYLATTSLLSMYGSSKTSGLVLDIGEGVAHSVLIHEGCIMPYAITRLDMGGFDLTSQIVKAVEPLRANTPYDRRIAKDIKEQCCRVSLDFDAELAEIDRDPTAHSKTFKLPDGTTVSLSRECITCPEILFKPELSYRRCPNLPEICYHSVRMCEPELHRTMFSNILLTGGSSMFDGFLERCEREISALVNKNVPVKVLSSSHQRDLSAWIGASIVANLQSFQQMWVTKEEYDEAGPTVIHRKCF; this is encoded by the exons atgtCTGACGAGACTCTGGCCTTGATCATTGACACGGGTTCAGCCGTCACTAAAGCCGGGTTTGCCGGCTCTGAGACTCCGAAAGTTAGATTTCCAACTCTTGTTGCAa TTGATGGTAATCAAGAATCTGACGACCCTTTGGTTGGAAATGGAGTTCTGGAAAAACTCGACAAACTCAACTCAAATAAATCCCAAGAATTGGCCAGTTTTGAGGTATACAGGCCAGTTCAACATGGAATCGTCAGGAATtg GGCCTTAGCTGAAAGCGTTTGGCGTCACACATTCACTAATGAGTTAAAGATATCGCAGGAGGAACATCCGGTGCTTCTCACGGAGCCTCCATTGACTCCTAAGTTACACCGAGAGTTGTGTTGTCAATTGTTTTTTGAGTCGTTTGGAGTCCCAGCTCTGTACCTTGCCACTACTTCTTTATTATCGATGTATGGTTCTTCAAAGACTAGCGGTTTGGTGTTGGACATTGGCGAAGGTGTTGCACACTCAGTTTTGATACATGAAGGCTGTATAATGCCCTATGCGATAACCCGTCTGGATATGGGTGGATTTGACTTGACTTCTCAGATTGTTAAGGCTGTTGAACCACTTCGTGCTAACACTCCCTACGATCGCAGGATTGCTAAGGACATTAAGGAGCAGTGCTGCAGGGTTTCACTGGACTTTGACGCTGAGTTAGCAGAAATTGATCGAGACCCAACTGCTCACTCCAAGACCTTTAAACTCCCAGACGGCACTACTGTGAGCCTTTCCAGGGAATGCATTACTTGTCCGGAGATCCTATTCAAGCCCGAGCTTTCTTACAGGCGTTGTCCAAATCTTCCTGAGATTTGTTATCACTCTGTTCGAATGTGTGAACCTGAGCTTCACCGCACTATGTTTTCCAACATTCTACTTACGGGCGGTTCTTCCATGTTTGATGGATTCCTGGAACGCTGCGAGCGAGAAATCTCAGCTCTAGTGAACAAGAACGTGCCGGTCAAAGTCCTTTCTAGTTCCCACCAACGCGACCTTTCCGCCTGGATAGGAGCTTCCATCGTCGCAAACCTTCAAAGTTTCCAGCAAATGTGGGTCACTAAAGAGGAATACGATGAGGCCGGGCCCACAGTAATACATCGCAAATGTTTCTAA
- a CDS encoding Glycylpeptide N-tetradecanoyltransferase, producing the protein MSEIPHTNSLNHDKDHISSSKAREPEEDLPEKLTNLKLSVNTNSDPTPNSTTDSSSIRARIFRRFSISPTNSYIPEHKFWDTQLVTKLTDVVNSNECGPIDPNEDVSRVKKNPIPLPNGFEWISLDINDEEDRNQVYKLLSENYVEDGDALFRFDYKREFLIWALTVPNYNKDWQIGVRVSSCKTLIGYITAVPVNVNVVGNTLKLAEVNFLCIHKKFRSKRLAPVLIKEITRRVNLCGIWQAIYTAGIVIPRPIAKCRYWHRPLDIKRLIASRFSGVGRRMTISRAVRIYKVNDIPNVEMRPMEGKDVLSLHKLLTKHLQNYKLYQEFDVDEVEHQFMPREDIIQTFVKTVDGQVTDMLSYYSLPSSVINNRKVHTIRAAYSFYNIATTMSFKSLMEHAIYFSKSQGYDVYNALDLMENSLVFKDLKFGMGDGDLHYYMFNYRVPDLKPSDVGIVLL; encoded by the exons atgtctGAGATTCCTCATACAAATTCTTTAAATCATGACAAAGATCATATTTCAAGTTCTAAAGCTCGAGAACCTGAGGAAGACTTGCCCGAAAAGCTAACGAATCTTAAGTTATCG GTGAATACGAACTCAGATCCCACTCCAAATTCAACTACAGATTCCTCTTCAATTAGAGCACGAATATTTAGAAGGTTTTCTATCTCCCCTACAAACTCGTACATTCCTGAGCATAAGTTTTGGGACACGCAACTTGTTACTAAACTCACCGACGTTGTTAATTCTAAC gAATGTGGTCCCATTGACCCAAATGAGGATGTTTCAAGAGTTAAAAAG AACCCTATTCCTCTCCCAAATGGGTTTGAGTGGATTTCACTCGATATtaatgatgaagaagacAGAAATCAA GTTTACAAGCTGTTGAGTGAGAATTATGTAGAAGACGGTGATGCGCTGTTCAGATTTGATTATAAGCGTGAATTCTTAATTTGGGCACTGACAGTaccaaattataataaagatTGGCAAATTGGTGTTCGAGTTTCATCCTGCAAAaca TTAATTGGATATATAACGGCAGTGCCAGTTAATGTGAATGTTGTTGGCAACACCTTGAAATTAGCTGAAGTTAACTTTTTGTGCATTCACAAGAAATTCCGATCAAAAAGACTTGCCCCAGTCCTCATTAAAGAAATTACTAGGAGAGTTAATCTTTGTGGAATTTGGCAAGCA aTTTATACTGCTGGAATCGTAATCCCAAGACCAATTGCCAAATGTAGATATTGGCATCGACCTCTTGATATTAAAAGACTCATTGCg tcTCGTTTCTCCGGAGTTGGGAGAAGAATGACCATAAGTCGAGCTGTTCGAATTTATAAAGTCAATGATATTCCC aacGTTGAAATGAGACCAATGGAGGGTAAAGATGTGTTAAGTCTACACAAATTATTGACAAAACATCTCca aaactATAAGTTATATCAAGAGTTTGACGTGGATGAGGTTGAACACCAATTTATGCCCCGTGAAGACATAATTCAGACTTTCGTGAAAACAGTTGATG GTCAAGTGACTGACATGCTGAGCTACTACTCCCTCCCCTCCAGTGTTATCAATAACCGTAAAGTCCACACAATCCGTGCGGCATACTCCTTCTACAACATAGCCACCACCATGTCATTCAAGTCTCTAATGGAGCATGCAATTTATTTTTCGAAATCTCAAGGATACGATGTTTATAATGCTCTGGATCTTATGGAAAATTCGCTAGTATTCAAG GATTTAAAATTCGGAATGGGCGATGGAGACCTTCACTATTACATGTTCAATTACCGAGTGCCAGAC CTTAAACCATCCGACGTTGGAATAGTACTCTTATAA
- a CDS encoding Deoxyhypusine synthase family protein — translation MTENNLNNSIPKVALEAVLQTNAQVTENMLPVSGIEYDDVLAIDSLLEKFRVFGFQATNLGLAAEMVDRMYSWRLSDDPLNESDEGTPFADPEVRRKTKCTIWVSFTSNMISCGLREAFVFMAKHKLVDVFVTSGGGVEEDLIKCLGHTYIGKFNLDGADLRNKGWNRIGNLLLPNENYCAFEDWLQPILDEMHTEQVEKGTIWTPSSLIDLLGSRINDETSLYYWCHKNKIPVFCPGLTDGSLGDNLYFHTYRKSSPTTLYLDIVKDIRAINDLAVRCKKSGLIILGGGLPKHHVCNSNLMRNGADFAIYISTAQEYDGSDSGANPDEAVSWGKIKPNTDPVKVHADASIVFPLIVAGVLKKHVNRQFE, via the coding sequence atgacAGAGAATAACCTAAACAATTCCATTCCCAAAGTTGCTTTGGAAGCAGTCCTGCAAACCAATGCTCAAGTGACTGAGAACATGTTACCAGTCTCCGGGATTGAGTACGATGACGTTCTGGCCATAGATTCTCTTCTTGAGAAGTTTAGGGTCTTTGGATTTCAAGCCACGAATTTGGGACTTGCGGCCGAGATGGTGGACCGGATGTATTCTTGGCGACTTTCAGACGATCCGCTAAACGAATCCGACGAAGGGACGCCTTTTGCCGATCCTGAGGTCCGCCGTAAGACCAAGTGTACAATCTGGGTTTCCTTCACTTCGAATATGATTTCTTGTGGTCTTCGAGAAGCCTTTGTGTTTATGGCCAAACACAAATTAGTTGACGTTTTCGTGACTAGTGGTGGAGGTGTCGAAGAGGACCTGATCAAGTGCCTGGGCCATACTTACATTGGAAAATTCAATCTTGATGGCGCAGACCTCAGGAACAAGGGTTGGAACAGAATTGGGAACCTGCTCCTCCCTAATGAAAACTACTGTGCATTTGAAGACTGGCTCCAGCCTATTTTGGACGAGATGCACACCGAACAAGTGGAGAAAGGGACTATCTGGACTCCTTCATCACTTATTGACCTTCTCGGGAGCAGGATAAACGACGAAACTTCCTTGTACTACTGGTGCCATAAGAACAAGATCCCTGTATTTTGCCCTGGACTCACAGATGGTTCTCTTGGTGATAATCTTTATTTCCACACCTACCGTAAGTCCAGTCCTACAACGCTCTACCTAGATATAGTTAAGGACATTAGGGCCATTAATGATTTGGCTGTCCGGTGTAAGAAATCAGGCCTTATAATCCTGGGTGGTGGTCTTCCGAAACATCATGTTTGTAACTCGAATCTCATGAGAAACGGCGCTGATTTCGCCATTTACATCTCCACCGCCCAAGAGTATGATGGCTCAGACTCTGGTGCTAATCCCGACGAGGCTGTTTCTTGGGGGAAAATCAAACCGAACACAGACCCTGTAAAGGTTCACGCCGATGCTTCCATAGTTTTCCCACTAATTGTCGCGGgtgttttaaaaaaacacGTTAATCGTCAATTCGAATGA